In Rhodothermus profundi, the following are encoded in one genomic region:
- a CDS encoding PAS domain S-box protein produces METVSVICWTPTPETPLPAELANRLPPEAKRWLEDVRQHPPPAPQAYLVAPPTGSLLLLALPYPSDPPLLLAALDVGTVFPVSDTFFRTLVQSLRAVFWEADAQTFRFTYVSPQAEELLGYPTTRWLKEPDFWIAHIHPEDRAQTVAYCRETTDRGEDHDITYRMIHANGRVVWIRDIITVVPDAQGRPYRLRGLLLDVTEEQETRQELELARQRYEDLVTNNPIATGVYGRNQVVYANPAMARLFGARKPGDLLGKTAADLIYPDNLEAALEYLRRVIKQREPVHGRGRVQRLDGQPAIVDFRGVPITWEGEPAVLFFMWDVSEQLRTARRLAEREAQYQALFENAPAPMYVRRNRQFLLVNPAFARLTGYTAEELTAPGFDALRLVAPQSIPVVQERLARRAQGLPVPPCYELWLQRKDGKEILVEATSINILWEGQPAVLGFFRDISAQREAETYLKQARQKAEEASQLKHKFLELMTHEVRTPLSTILGYAELLRDELADRIPPELLQFLEVIRDSGRRLLGLLSDVLDLSLLETQRRRLETEAVSLNELVHRLQTDFAPMAREKGLALKTEIPERPIRVVADEEALYRTLANIVHNAVKFTETGEVRVRIGRNSHEGWVQVIDTGPGMNPEFARTGLFEPFRQESEGLNRRHEGAGLGMAVAYRFIKAMQGRINVDTAPGRGTTVTVYLPLLTMQPSSTPSALHPEARDLHRLQQRLRERNPHILIVEDNPENARFLELALQEVAQVTRASDAREALQLIEANLVRNQIFDLILLDLNLPGGFSGQALLHEIRRRSAYHHVPIVAQTAYAEPFRPEDFLAEGFDGFLIKPIDRLTLYRELDRLLTQPTPS; encoded by the coding sequence ATGGAGACAGTATCGGTTATCTGCTGGACACCGACGCCGGAAACGCCGTTGCCGGCGGAACTGGCCAATCGGCTGCCACCGGAAGCCAAACGGTGGCTCGAAGATGTGCGCCAGCACCCTCCGCCGGCGCCCCAGGCGTACCTCGTAGCCCCACCTACCGGTTCCCTTCTGCTGCTGGCGCTTCCCTACCCGTCGGATCCTCCGCTGCTACTGGCTGCGCTGGACGTGGGTACAGTTTTCCCTGTATCCGATACCTTTTTCCGCACGCTGGTGCAAAGCCTCCGGGCGGTGTTCTGGGAAGCCGATGCCCAGACCTTCCGCTTTACCTATGTCAGCCCCCAGGCCGAAGAGCTGTTGGGCTATCCCACCACCCGCTGGCTGAAAGAGCCGGATTTCTGGATCGCTCATATCCACCCGGAAGACCGCGCGCAAACGGTTGCCTACTGCCGCGAAACAACCGACCGCGGCGAAGATCATGACATCACGTACCGCATGATCCACGCCAACGGCCGCGTGGTCTGGATCCGGGATATCATCACGGTCGTGCCCGATGCCCAGGGACGCCCCTATCGCCTGCGTGGCCTTCTACTCGACGTAACCGAAGAGCAGGAGACGCGCCAGGAACTGGAATTAGCCCGGCAACGCTACGAAGACCTTGTCACAAACAACCCCATCGCGACAGGGGTCTACGGCCGCAACCAGGTCGTCTATGCGAACCCTGCCATGGCCCGGCTCTTCGGCGCCAGAAAACCGGGAGACTTGCTGGGCAAAACGGCTGCCGATCTGATCTATCCGGACAACCTGGAAGCTGCGCTGGAATACCTCCGGCGCGTCATCAAGCAGCGCGAGCCCGTCCACGGCCGAGGCCGCGTTCAGCGCCTAGACGGTCAGCCTGCCATTGTAGACTTCCGGGGCGTCCCCATCACCTGGGAGGGCGAACCGGCCGTGCTGTTTTTTATGTGGGATGTAAGTGAGCAGCTACGTACCGCCCGCCGTCTAGCCGAACGCGAAGCCCAGTACCAGGCCCTCTTTGAAAACGCACCCGCCCCTATGTACGTCCGCCGCAACCGACAATTCCTGCTGGTTAACCCGGCCTTTGCCCGCCTGACCGGCTACACCGCCGAAGAATTAACCGCACCAGGCTTCGATGCCCTGCGGCTCGTAGCTCCCCAGAGTATCCCGGTCGTTCAGGAACGTCTGGCCCGCCGAGCTCAGGGACTCCCCGTTCCCCCCTGCTACGAGCTCTGGCTTCAACGCAAAGATGGCAAAGAAATTCTTGTTGAAGCCACTTCCATCAACATCCTCTGGGAAGGGCAGCCTGCCGTGCTGGGTTTCTTTCGAGACATCAGCGCCCAGCGCGAAGCGGAGACGTATCTTAAACAGGCCCGTCAGAAAGCCGAAGAAGCCAGCCAGCTCAAACACAAATTCCTGGAACTGATGACCCATGAGGTCCGCACCCCTCTCAGCACTATTCTGGGCTACGCCGAACTGCTTCGCGATGAGCTTGCTGACCGAATCCCTCCAGAACTCCTGCAGTTTCTCGAAGTCATTCGCGACAGCGGTCGCCGCCTGCTAGGATTGCTCTCCGATGTGCTGGACCTGAGCCTGCTCGAAACGCAGCGACGCCGGCTGGAAACAGAAGCCGTCAGCCTGAACGAACTGGTTCATCGCCTGCAAACCGACTTCGCTCCCATGGCCCGCGAGAAGGGGCTCGCCCTGAAAACAGAAATCCCGGAACGCCCCATACGGGTCGTCGCCGACGAAGAGGCGCTTTACCGAACGCTCGCCAACATTGTGCACAACGCCGTCAAGTTTACCGAAACGGGCGAGGTTCGGGTGCGAATTGGTCGAAACAGCCACGAAGGGTGGGTGCAGGTCATCGACACCGGCCCCGGCATGAATCCCGAGTTTGCCCGCACGGGCCTGTTTGAACCCTTTCGCCAGGAATCCGAGGGCTTAAACCGACGCCACGAAGGCGCCGGGCTGGGTATGGCTGTAGCCTATCGCTTTATTAAAGCGATGCAAGGTCGCATCAACGTGGACACCGCGCCCGGCCGCGGCACCACCGTTACAGTGTACCTGCCGCTGCTTACCATGCAACCGTCTTCTACACCTTCGGCATTGCATCCAGAAGCCCGCGACCTGCACCGGCTCCAGCAACGCCTTCGAGAACGCAACCCCCATATCCTGATCGTCGAAGACAACCCCGAAAACGCTCGGTTTCTAGAACTGGCCCTCCAGGAAGTGGCCCAGGTTACCCGGGCTTCCGATGCACGCGAAGCGCTCCAGTTGATTGAAGCAAACCTGGTGCGCAATCAAATTTTTGATCTGATTCTGCTGGACCTGAACCTGCCCGGCGGATTCAGCGGGCAGGCGCTTCTTCACGAAATACGGCGACGGTCTGCCTACCATCACGTACCCATTGTGGCCCAAACCGCCTATGCCGAACCCTTTCGCCCAGAAGACTTTCTGGCCGAAGGGTTTGACGGCTTTCTCATCAAACCCATTGACCGCCTGACGCTCTATCGCGAACTGGACCGTCTGCTGACGCAGCCCACTCCCTCATGA
- the mnmG gene encoding tRNA uridine-5-carboxymethylaminomethyl(34) synthesis enzyme MnmG, protein MEIWSDERYDVIVVGGGHAGAEAAAAAARMGARTLLITMSLEAIGRMSCNPAIGGIGKGHLVREIDALGGIMGRMADLTGIQFRMLNRSKGPAVWGPRAQCDRKRYAEAVRRELESIPNLWMRADTVTEVLVEDRRVRGVRTQLGKVFYAPCVILTNGTFLNGVIHVGERQLGGGRMGERAATGLTACLERLGFESGRLKTGTPPRIDGRTIDYRQLQEQPGDSEPLPFSYMTDRLPDQQLSCWLTYTTPEVHAILRTGFDRSPMFSGRIKGRGPRYCPSIEDKIERFAERDRHPIFLEPEGWDTYEVYVNGFSTSLPEEVQVAALRKIPGLERVHVLRPGYAIEYDYFPPYQIRYSLETKYIEGLFFAGQINGTTGYEEAAAQGLMAGINAVQKLRGKEPVVLRRSEAYIGVLIDDLVAKGTDEPYRMFTSRAEHRILLRQDNADLRLTELGYRLGLATRERYERMRQKKEAIARTRRALEETTVRPEQVNGYLERVGTSPIERPERLVRLALRPQVNLRELLEATGLRAQVVVPAPGMEPVELLVEIELKYEGYMDRERELVEKMRELEDWRIPPDFDYEAVATISKEAREKLSKIRPENLGQASRISGVRPADISVLMVLLRRYRRPQAA, encoded by the coding sequence ATGGAGATCTGGTCCGACGAACGGTATGATGTGATCGTCGTGGGAGGAGGGCATGCCGGGGCCGAGGCGGCGGCAGCAGCGGCCCGAATGGGGGCGCGCACCCTGCTGATCACCATGAGCCTGGAGGCGATTGGTCGCATGTCTTGCAATCCGGCTATTGGAGGGATTGGCAAAGGACATCTGGTGCGTGAGATTGATGCGCTGGGGGGGATCATGGGGCGCATGGCCGATCTGACCGGCATTCAGTTCCGGATGCTGAATCGCAGTAAGGGGCCGGCCGTCTGGGGGCCTCGGGCGCAGTGCGACCGCAAGCGCTATGCGGAGGCGGTGCGTCGTGAGCTGGAGTCGATCCCGAACCTGTGGATGCGGGCCGATACGGTCACGGAAGTGCTGGTGGAGGATCGGCGGGTAAGAGGGGTGCGCACCCAGCTCGGTAAGGTGTTCTATGCGCCGTGCGTTATCCTGACGAACGGTACCTTTCTGAACGGAGTCATTCATGTGGGAGAGCGTCAGCTTGGGGGCGGCCGCATGGGCGAGCGGGCAGCCACAGGCCTGACGGCCTGCCTGGAACGCCTGGGATTTGAGAGCGGTCGGTTGAAGACGGGGACGCCGCCGCGCATTGATGGTCGTACCATTGACTACCGGCAGCTTCAAGAGCAGCCAGGGGATTCAGAGCCCCTGCCGTTTTCCTACATGACTGACAGGCTGCCAGACCAGCAGCTCAGTTGCTGGCTTACCTATACGACGCCGGAGGTGCACGCCATTCTGCGGACGGGTTTTGACCGCAGTCCAATGTTTAGCGGGCGCATCAAGGGGCGGGGACCCCGTTACTGCCCATCCATTGAGGACAAAATTGAACGCTTTGCAGAACGCGACCGCCATCCCATTTTTCTGGAGCCAGAGGGCTGGGATACCTATGAGGTGTACGTGAACGGTTTTTCGACCAGTTTGCCAGAAGAGGTGCAGGTTGCCGCGCTTCGAAAGATTCCGGGACTGGAGCGCGTGCATGTATTGCGGCCGGGGTACGCCATTGAGTACGACTACTTTCCGCCCTATCAGATTCGATACAGTCTGGAGACAAAGTACATTGAAGGGCTCTTTTTTGCGGGGCAGATCAACGGTACGACTGGTTATGAGGAGGCGGCGGCGCAGGGACTCATGGCCGGGATTAATGCGGTGCAGAAGCTTCGAGGCAAGGAGCCGGTGGTGTTGCGGCGCAGTGAGGCGTACATTGGCGTGCTGATTGATGATCTGGTGGCAAAGGGGACGGACGAGCCGTATCGGATGTTCACTTCGCGGGCAGAGCACCGAATTCTACTGCGACAGGACAATGCGGATTTGCGGCTGACGGAACTGGGGTACCGGTTGGGCCTGGCCACGCGCGAACGTTATGAGCGGATGCGACAAAAAAAGGAGGCCATTGCGCGGACGCGCCGGGCGCTGGAGGAGACTACGGTGCGTCCGGAGCAGGTGAATGGTTATCTGGAGCGGGTAGGTACCTCGCCTATTGAGCGACCGGAGCGATTGGTGCGGTTGGCCCTTCGGCCGCAGGTCAATTTACGCGAGCTGCTGGAGGCTACCGGATTGCGTGCGCAGGTCGTGGTGCCGGCGCCGGGTATGGAGCCTGTTGAGCTGCTTGTCGAGATTGAGTTAAAGTATGAGGGCTACATGGACCGGGAGCGAGAGCTGGTCGAGAAGATGCGGGAGCTGGAAGACTGGCGCATTCCGCCAGATTTTGACTACGAGGCGGTCGCGACGATTTCCAAGGAAGCCCGTGAGAAGCTCAGCAAGATTCGCCCGGAAAATCTGGGACAGGCCTCCCGCATCAGCGGGGTGCGGCCGGCCGACATTTCTGTGCTGATGGTGCTGCTGCGTCGCTATCGCCGCCCACAGGCAGCCTGA
- a CDS encoding 16S rRNA (guanine(527)-N(7))-methyltransferase RsmG: MRVSRETPPAGWSPWAQLTPAQQKQLERYAQLLQQLGRRHNLVSRETLSDVHRRHLLHCLALMWRPLPPGSVVVDWGTGGGLPAIPLAIAFPEIVVHAVDAVQKKVLAVRTMARRLGLTHLQVHHTRAECWKGAAHYSVSRATASLATLWAWHRRVARPLITPSDAWKPGLLVLKGGDLSEELAALEQLDPTVHVTLLPLDRLLDDPFFTAKYLVHIATEPEPDGPVR; encoded by the coding sequence ATGCGCGTTTCACGTGAAACACCGCCAGCGGGATGGAGCCCCTGGGCGCAGCTCACTCCGGCGCAGCAAAAGCAGCTTGAACGCTACGCGCAACTCCTCCAACAACTGGGACGCCGGCACAATCTGGTTTCACGTGAAACACTTTCGGACGTGCACCGCCGCCATCTGTTGCACTGTCTCGCGCTGATGTGGCGGCCGCTACCACCTGGAAGTGTGGTTGTCGATTGGGGAACGGGGGGCGGATTGCCGGCAATACCACTGGCTATCGCCTTTCCTGAAATTGTCGTGCACGCTGTGGATGCAGTGCAAAAGAAAGTGCTCGCCGTTCGTACCATGGCCCGACGCCTGGGGCTGACGCATCTACAGGTCCATCACACCCGAGCCGAATGCTGGAAAGGCGCGGCGCACTACAGCGTCTCGCGCGCCACCGCATCCCTGGCCACGCTCTGGGCATGGCATCGGCGGGTCGCCCGCCCCCTTATAACACCGTCCGACGCCTGGAAACCAGGCCTGCTGGTCCTTAAAGGCGGTGATCTGTCGGAAGAGCTGGCAGCCCTCGAACAACTGGATCCGACCGTGCACGTAACGCTCCTGCCACTGGACCGACTGCTGGACGATCCATTCTTTACCGCAAAGTATCTGGTGCACATTGCGACGGAACCGGAACCCGACGGCCCGGTTCGGTAA
- a CDS encoding helix-turn-helix transcriptional regulator, whose translation MKLAERSRNRTERLFALILLLQTRPGLTAQQLAEHFGVSRRTIFRDLRALSEANVPLTYAEGGGYEILEGYQLPPLMFTAREAATLLIGTAFIKRQPDASLRADADAVALKIRSVLPQPIREYIDRLQERIVIDPYWLQTMQGSGEETGYWYELSEAIARQQSVHLAYYVPSRDELTQRKVDPLGLVYYTDHWNLIAYDHLRKDIRNFRLDRIQRLAVLSERFTPPRDFDLNAYLEAQGAPSEAYRIRLRFAPATYRWARRSIPARIESEQETPEGIEVTFAFENLEYLARWLLRYGTEVEVLAPEALRAQLRAQARAVLARYEPAPPHEETGTSVG comes from the coding sequence ATGAAGCTGGCCGAACGCAGCCGCAATCGCACCGAACGCCTCTTCGCCCTGATTCTGCTGCTGCAAACGCGGCCTGGCCTGACAGCCCAACAACTGGCCGAGCACTTTGGCGTAAGCCGCCGCACCATCTTCCGAGACCTGCGAGCCCTCAGCGAAGCCAACGTGCCGCTGACCTATGCGGAAGGCGGGGGCTACGAAATCCTCGAAGGCTACCAGCTTCCACCGCTCATGTTCACAGCCCGTGAGGCGGCTACGCTCCTCATCGGAACCGCCTTCATCAAACGCCAGCCCGACGCGTCACTCCGCGCAGATGCCGACGCCGTCGCCCTCAAGATTCGCTCTGTACTCCCGCAGCCTATCCGTGAATATATCGACCGGCTTCAGGAACGCATTGTCATTGATCCCTACTGGCTGCAAACGATGCAAGGCTCCGGCGAAGAGACAGGCTACTGGTACGAACTGAGCGAAGCGATTGCCCGCCAGCAGTCCGTCCATCTGGCATATTACGTGCCCAGCCGAGATGAGCTAACGCAGCGCAAGGTGGATCCGCTCGGACTGGTCTACTACACCGACCACTGGAACCTGATCGCTTACGATCATCTCCGAAAAGACATCCGAAACTTCCGGCTCGATCGCATCCAGCGCCTGGCCGTACTTTCTGAACGGTTTACACCACCACGCGATTTCGACCTGAACGCCTACCTGGAGGCGCAGGGCGCCCCGAGCGAAGCGTATCGCATTCGCCTGCGCTTTGCGCCAGCCACCTATCGCTGGGCCCGACGCAGCATTCCTGCCCGCATTGAGTCGGAGCAGGAGACGCCGGAAGGCATTGAGGTAACCTTTGCCTTTGAGAACCTGGAGTACCTGGCGCGCTGGCTGTTGCGCTACGGCACAGAGGTCGAAGTGCTGGCGCCCGAGGCGCTTCGAGCGCAGCTCCGAGCCCAGGCGCGGGCAGTGCTGGCCCGCTACGAGCCCGCGCCTCCTCACGAAGAGACCGGCACCTCTGTAGGTTGA
- the mfd gene encoding transcription-repair coupling factor has protein sequence MKLTDLHRRLEAAAFFEPLHEHLQNLSAPIRLHLRGLAGSLPAFVLYELHRHFPHPILCLTPDEDQAAYLLSDLEQLMGVSDQLLRFPATGQKPYDLEQIPDTAPLIERTDVLRRLSEGFSGLMVTSAEAIAERVPPPDEVRQETLVLTPGMVYDPNQLLARLIAQGFERVEFVEAPGEVALRGGILDVYPFTGTYPLRLEFFGDEIDTIREFDPRTQRSISRLTTAYIVPNLSTTTPKAAAHSLFDHLPPSTLIVCFEEGALFDAVQTRFAEAEQAYARLEQTNDQPPPAARYLPATELAACLDRYPILLFGALAEAESTLTWDTHPQPAFHGNLNLLRKRLQANAQRGWRTFILCDSRSQEARLHDLLQEEIEAGSVRLLVESLHEGFEIPDAQLAVYTDHQIFGRYHRPTTRKRRRLLGGLSLRALQNLQPGDYVVHVDFGIGQFAGLQRITIRGKQQEVVRLRYADGDVLYVSVNALHKLHRYTGREGHQPRLTKLGSGQWEKVKARTKKRIKDIARDLIRLYAKRKASRGFAFSPDTVWQREMEAAFEYEDTPDQAAAAEAVKRDMEQPIPMDRLVCGDVGFGKTEIAIRAAFKAVQDGKQVAVLVPTTILADQHYETFTRRLAPYPVRIEVLSRFRSPAQQRTVLRDLAAGKVDIIIGTHRLLSKDVQFKDLGLLIIDEEQRFGVAAKERLRQLRVEVDTLTLTATPIPRTLQFALMGARDLSIISTPPPNRQPIVTEIHTFDETLIRDAIRYEVSRGGQVFFIHNRVQSIYEMAARLQAIVPDVRIAVAHGQMKARELERVMHDFMARKYDVLVSTNIIESGLDIPNANTIIINHAEQFGLADLHQLRGRVGRSDRKAFCYLLVPSIHGLTREARQRLQAIEEFSELGSGFSIAMRDLDIRGAGNLLGAEQSGFIEEIGFETYQQILDEAIRELREEEFADVLGAPPPKPPETSVDVEADAFIPDTYVRSHVERLTLYRRLSEATDEATIDAFREELVDRFGPVPPEVDNLLWAARLKLLGQVLRLPRVLFKNHRLFLEFPSQDGDPHFYAHHFMPLLERLSQLDRRYVLKDQQRKLRAIVQDVPDLETAYQVLRQLQPTEVPVSS, from the coding sequence AACGCACAGACGTGCTGCGCCGCCTCTCCGAAGGGTTTAGCGGCCTGATGGTAACCAGCGCCGAAGCCATTGCGGAACGCGTTCCTCCACCCGACGAGGTGCGCCAGGAGACGCTGGTACTTACGCCTGGCATGGTCTATGACCCCAACCAGTTACTGGCCCGCCTCATTGCCCAGGGATTCGAACGGGTAGAATTCGTCGAAGCCCCCGGCGAAGTAGCCCTTCGAGGCGGCATCCTCGACGTGTACCCCTTCACCGGCACCTATCCCCTGCGCCTTGAGTTCTTCGGAGACGAAATCGATACCATTCGCGAATTCGACCCCCGCACGCAACGCTCCATCAGCCGACTCACTACAGCCTACATTGTCCCGAACCTGTCGACGACCACCCCAAAAGCAGCAGCCCATTCACTTTTTGACCATCTGCCTCCCTCAACGCTGATCGTATGCTTTGAGGAAGGCGCCCTCTTCGATGCCGTGCAGACCCGCTTCGCCGAAGCGGAACAAGCCTACGCCCGCCTCGAACAGACCAACGATCAGCCGCCCCCTGCCGCCCGCTACCTGCCCGCAACCGAACTGGCTGCCTGTCTGGACCGCTACCCTATCCTGCTTTTCGGAGCACTGGCCGAGGCCGAATCAACGCTCACCTGGGATACCCATCCCCAACCCGCTTTTCACGGCAACCTGAACCTGCTGCGCAAGCGTCTCCAGGCAAACGCCCAACGAGGCTGGCGCACTTTCATTCTCTGCGACAGCCGAAGCCAGGAAGCCCGCTTGCACGACCTGCTTCAGGAAGAAATTGAAGCAGGCAGCGTGCGCTTGCTTGTTGAATCGCTCCACGAGGGCTTCGAAATACCCGACGCCCAACTGGCTGTTTACACCGACCATCAGATCTTTGGCCGCTACCACCGTCCCACCACCCGCAAGCGCCGCCGGCTCCTGGGTGGCCTCTCCCTTCGCGCGCTGCAAAATCTGCAGCCTGGCGACTACGTCGTCCACGTCGATTTCGGCATTGGTCAGTTTGCCGGCCTCCAGCGCATCACCATCCGCGGCAAACAACAGGAAGTGGTGCGGCTGCGCTACGCCGATGGAGACGTGCTCTACGTGAGCGTCAACGCGCTCCACAAATTGCATCGCTACACCGGCCGGGAAGGCCACCAACCACGGCTGACCAAGTTGGGCTCGGGCCAGTGGGAAAAAGTCAAAGCACGCACCAAAAAACGCATCAAGGATATTGCGCGCGACCTGATCCGGCTCTATGCAAAGCGGAAAGCTTCCCGGGGCTTTGCTTTTTCACCCGACACGGTTTGGCAGCGTGAAATGGAAGCGGCCTTTGAGTATGAAGACACCCCGGACCAGGCGGCTGCGGCCGAAGCTGTCAAGCGCGACATGGAACAGCCGATCCCCATGGACCGGCTTGTATGCGGCGACGTAGGCTTTGGCAAGACCGAAATCGCCATCCGCGCAGCCTTTAAAGCCGTGCAGGATGGCAAACAGGTAGCCGTGCTGGTGCCCACCACCATCCTGGCCGACCAGCACTATGAAACGTTCACGCGCCGGCTGGCCCCCTATCCGGTGCGCATTGAAGTGCTCTCGCGCTTTCGCTCGCCAGCTCAGCAACGGACGGTGCTGCGCGATCTGGCTGCAGGCAAGGTAGATATTATCATCGGCACGCACCGGTTACTTTCGAAAGACGTCCAGTTTAAAGATCTGGGGCTGCTTATCATTGACGAAGAGCAGCGCTTTGGCGTAGCTGCAAAAGAACGCCTGCGTCAGCTCCGCGTCGAAGTCGACACGCTCACGCTGACCGCCACCCCTATCCCCCGCACGCTCCAGTTTGCCCTGATGGGAGCGCGCGACCTGTCCATTATTTCCACCCCACCTCCTAATCGTCAACCCATCGTTACCGAGATCCACACATTTGACGAAACGCTCATTCGTGACGCCATTCGCTATGAAGTCAGCCGCGGCGGACAGGTCTTTTTCATCCACAACCGCGTGCAGTCTATTTATGAAATGGCCGCCCGCCTGCAGGCGATCGTACCAGACGTGCGCATTGCCGTGGCTCATGGCCAGATGAAGGCCCGGGAGCTGGAGCGCGTTATGCACGACTTCATGGCGCGCAAATACGACGTGCTGGTCTCCACCAACATCATCGAAAGTGGCCTGGATATCCCCAACGCCAACACCATCATCATCAACCACGCCGAACAGTTTGGACTGGCCGATCTGCACCAGCTTCGCGGCCGCGTTGGACGCTCCGACCGCAAAGCCTTCTGCTACCTGCTGGTGCCGTCCATTCACGGGCTTACGCGGGAAGCGCGCCAGCGCCTGCAGGCAATTGAAGAGTTCAGCGAGCTGGGCAGCGGCTTTTCCATTGCTATGCGCGACCTAGACATCCGCGGCGCAGGGAACCTGCTGGGCGCTGAGCAGAGCGGTTTCATTGAAGAGATCGGGTTCGAAACCTACCAGCAGATCCTGGACGAGGCAATTCGGGAGCTGCGCGAAGAAGAATTTGCCGACGTACTGGGAGCACCGCCTCCCAAACCACCTGAAACAAGCGTCGACGTCGAAGCCGATGCATTCATCCCGGACACGTACGTTCGGAGTCATGTCGAGCGGCTAACTCTGTATCGACGGCTAAGCGAGGCAACCGACGAGGCGACCATCGATGCGTTTCGAGAAGAACTGGTGGACCGATTCGGTCCCGTCCCTCCTGAGGTAGACAACTTGCTCTGGGCTGCCCGGCTCAAGCTGCTGGGACAGGTGCTGCGTCTGCCCCGGGTGCTTTTCAAAAACCACCGCCTCTTTTTGGAATTTCCCTCTCAGGACGGGGATCCGCACTTCTACGCGCACCATTTTATGCCATTGCTGGAGCGTTTGAGCCAGCTTGACCGGCGCTATGTTCTGAAAGATCAGCAGCGGAAGCTGCGGGCCATCGTGCAGGACGTGCCCGATCTGGAAACCGCCTATCAGGTGCTTCGGCAGCTTCAACCTACAGAGGTGCCGGTCTCTTCGTGA